The Mucilaginibacter rubeus genomic interval CGATATCAGTCGTGATTCATCGGCAACGGCCTGGCAAACCTTAATGGCGGTTTATCGCATGCCTGCAGATACCACCTTGCGCAACCTGCAGCCCATACAGCCGGGACGCTATGTAATTAAAGATAATGTAGTTATTTTTACACCGGATACCGCTTTCAGCACACAACAAACCTATTTTTTCCGTTACTATGATTTTGGGGCCGGCGGTACGCTGACCGATTTGATAAAAAGCCGCAGCAAACCCGGAACTTTGCACTATACAGATTTGATTTTTAAGCAATAAACCATCCTGATGCTTGAAAATTTAATATTTTTGATTATATTTGCAACCGTTAATAAAAGAGGGGGCAATTAGTCCCCTCTTTTATTTTATCAATCAAAATTATTCAGTCAAAAACACCGGTGGGTAATGAATATTGAAAAAAGGGTAAAAGAACTGGTAGAAGAGAAAATAGCAGATAAGCCAAACCTGTTTATAGTGGATATTAAAATGCACTCGAATGGTAAGCTGATTATTCTGCTTGATGGCGATAACGGTATCGGCATTGATGAATGTGTACAGGTAAGCAGGCACGTTGGTTTCCATCTGGAAGAGGAAAACGTGATTGAAACGGCTTATAACCTGGAAGTATCGTCGCCGGGTATTGATTTTCCGCTGTCATCGCCAAGGCAATACGCCAAAAATGTTGGCCGTAACCTGGGCATTAAAATGAAAGATGGGGCAAAACGTGAAGGCATATTAACCGGCCTTACCGAGGATGCTATCACCATTGAAGAAAAAGTAAAAGAAAAAGGGAAAAAAGCGCAGGTTATTGAAAGCGTTATCCCAATGGAGCAAATAACAGAAACAAAGGTTTTAATATCATTTAAGTAAAAATGAGCAATATTAATTTAATTGATTCTTTTCAGGAATTTAAAGATTTCAAGAACATTGACCGCCCTACCATGATGAGCGTACTGGAAGACGTTTTCAGAAGCATGATCAGGAAAAAGTACGGTACGGACGAAAATTGCGACGTAATTGTTAACACCGATAATGGTGACTTGGAAATCTGGCGTACACGTAAAGTTATGGAAGATGGCTTTAGCGAAGACGATGACCTGGAGATTGAACTTGCCGAAGCACACCTTTATGACGCCGACCTTGAAGTTGGTGATGATTATATTGAACAGATCACTT includes:
- the rimP gene encoding ribosome assembly cofactor RimP, producing the protein MNIEKRVKELVEEKIADKPNLFIVDIKMHSNGKLIILLDGDNGIGIDECVQVSRHVGFHLEEENVIETAYNLEVSSPGIDFPLSSPRQYAKNVGRNLGIKMKDGAKREGILTGLTEDAITIEEKVKEKGKKAQVIESVIPMEQITETKVLISFK